From a region of the Sesamum indicum cultivar Zhongzhi No. 13 linkage group LG3, S_indicum_v1.0, whole genome shotgun sequence genome:
- the LOC105158654 gene encoding uncharacterized protein LOC105158654 isoform X2, whose product MLQFYNTRKKRKVKEMFTSYPFVGLLYAAVTYMKFGVWDNLYDTFQACSQQGMDGKPFEGSADYISIDVELAKEDVVSPPNFVTNKHDVTAEDIAKKISEYFEDYILSSKSPSRGNRFCFLRKLCKCEYWLIEQYSTNKFELLGYGDYVMFLEKYMHLLPHALQCCIIGDISENVSLEAHLLPIELDVLLSQALNSLGGNETMNMRNISQLLARQFPLVCFKVVNSEHMPNFPDLLQEKRCSLTSNSVLFSAPLLKLNYVGDMLAQDEKKVETSGFGSNMITREGIIAPVTTKDAIEVLLKAPMLTDLNFWSHWDILFAPSLGSMVEWLLKEVNTKELLCLVTKGGKVIRLDHSATLDSFLKVFIEGSSFETAVALLSLYALYGGEQNVPLSLLKCHARQAFEVIINNYLEMELDYDKNLYKHGKPSYDQNIVGKSASSNLRCKLRNNLSILNKAATVMSRFTLDCLSYLPIEFCSFAADVLIAGLQSHVNDVPSVILAECTQIERVMLHEVGMSLGIMDWVHDYYSFCSSPMTEFSPGSSCLDVVNCRSNKGSVIGQGEPYKDPSSSGEMLVSCGVDRHDLKVKLVSGGADSADGRVANSERLSVVDNHIDNDPAKVIESIRQQEFGLDQSLSATEIRMLEKQHARLGRALHCLSQELYSQDSHFLLELVQNADDNIYPGDVEPTLIFILHEKGIIVLNNEQGFSASNIRALCDVGNSTKKGHKAGYIGKKGIGFKSVFRVTDAPEIHSNGFHIKFDITEGQIGFVLPTVVPPCDIDLYTRLASADAGSMDQNYWKTCIMLPFRSNLSEGLAMNNILSMFMDLHPSLLLFLHRLRCIEFRNILDDSLIVMRKEVLGDGLVEVALGNEKMTWFVVSQKLKADIIRSDVQTTEISIAFTLQETSEGGYVPILDQQPVFAFLPLRKYGLKFILQGDFVLPSSREEVDGNSPWNQWLLSEYPNLFVSAERSFCDLPCYRGSQGKAITAFMSFVPLVGEVHGFFSSLPRMVISKLRMSNCLILEGDEKEWVPPCRVLRNWTEQTRSLLPDSLLHEHLGLGFLNKDILLSDSLAKSLGVEDYGPKILLRVMSSLCRTDNGLKSMGLSWLSSWLSTFYVMSSQSFIQMSLSFGTESDLIFDLQKTPFIPLSDGTYGSLDQGTVWLHTEVVGQGINEEYLLKAFPKLYSKLRIVSPNLLAAAASIESSCSDTTIVENVIKMLYKVGVQRLAVHDIVKVHILPAISDDKNTVGKEELMTEYLAFAMFHLQSSCATCSIERGGLIVELHEKALILTNYGYKRSNEVPIHFSREYGNPVDVNKLISGLDMKWHEIDSAYVKHPITKSVSGGVLKWRNFFQEIGVTDFVQVVQVDISVPDIPLVNSKDIVCNKDIMSSDSVVKNWKSEELFHFLSWISSRGDVEKSKILCDILDRLWDDHFSDKVTGDCVDSSGESKPFKSSFISNLQDFPWMVSNINNKLHYPKDLFHDCVTVNSVLGVSAPYTVPKVKSEKLLANLSLKTQVTLDDALSVLRLWRRCEAPLRASVSQMSNFYAFLWKGMTLSKKTIIEELRAGPFIFVPNTSGYSDGDIVPGALLSPQEVYWHDNIGSVDRVKPINPASMASSRNRKIMLYNLYPNLHEFFVDECGVNKGPPLCSYLEILLQLSTITLPHQAAKRVFDVFLMWDDALKSGLMSCEDVAYLKESLLKKDYTVLPTRQDKWVSLHASFGLICWCDDDNLGREFRHLDGVDFLCFGESADAENQMLPAKVSMIMQRLGIPALSEIVTREAIYYGPADCSFIFSLVSWVLPYAQRYIHNACPDKYFQLKQSGFENLTRLKIVVVEKLFYRNVIKKCEITSKKRHECNCLLQDNILYCSRDSDPHSIFLEFSSLLYNGTPELHFANFLHMITTMAESGATEEQIEFFILNSQKVPQLPAEESNWSLQSFSSSMENDGTQLENGLAVKVEEQNSAMFKKRSGINSNWPPVDWKTAPGFNSVGAFGSRKPGVSNIAEQNLGQTDISTIEINSEFNIEVDPSAITHGVVSVEEEIPQSQSILRNLVASSTNVVLDSVHFVAPDSKNVVPSNCSDRDEDFAQQALLTGRLGELVAFKYFQGKVGEVFVKWVNEINETGLPYDITLGGDDDSREYIEVKATKSTRKNWFLISMREWQFAVEKGESFSIAHVVLADNNMARITIYKNPARLCQLGNLKLAVVVPKQ is encoded by the exons ATGCTTCAGTTTtacaatacaagaaaaaagaggaaagtGAAAGAAATGTTCACCTCATACCCGTTCGTTGGATTGCTCTATGCTGCT GTGACATATATGAAATTTGGAGTGTGGGATAATTTGTATGACACATTCCAAGCTTGCAGCCAACAAGGGATGGACGGCAAACCATTTGAGGGTTCAGCTGATTACATAAGCATTGATGTTGAACTAGCTAAGGAGGATGTTGTTTCACCGCCAAATTTTGTCACAAATAAACATG ATGTCACAGCTGAAGATATTGCAAAGAAAATCTCTGAATATTTTGAGGATTACATCTTGAGCAGTAAAAGTCCGTCCCGGGGAAAcagattttgtttcttgagGAAGCTTTGTAAATGCGAGTATTGGCTAATTGAACAATATTCCACTAACAAGTTTGAATTGCTCGGTTATGGAGATTATGTTATGTTCCTAGAGAAATATATGCACCTTCTGCCTCATGCATTGCAATGCTGCATAATCGGAGACATATCTGAAAATGTTTCTTTGGAGGCACATTTGCTGCCGATTGAGTTGGATGTGTTACTATCACAAGCTTTAAATAGTTTGGGGGGAAATGAAACTATGAACATGCGAAATATTTCTCAGTTGCTGGCAAGACAGTTTCCTTTAGTTTGCTTTAAAGTAGTGAACAGTGAACATATGCCTAATTTTCCAGAtcttttacaagaaaaaagatgcaGTTTAACATCAAACTCTGTTTTGTTTTCTGCACCATTGTTAAAATTGAACTATGTGGGTGATATGTTGGCTCAAGATGAGAAAAAAGTAGAAACTAGTGGGTTTGGTAGTAACATGATAACTAGAGAAGGAATAATTGCTCCAGTTACGACCAAGGATGCCATTGAGGTCTTACTTAAAGCTCCTATGTTAACTGACTTGAACTTTTGGTCGCACTGGGATATCTTGTTTGCTCCTTCTCTTGGTTCAATGGTGGAGTGGTTGTTGAAGGAAGTCAATACAAAGGAGTTGCTGTGTTTGGTGACCAAGGGTGGGAAAGTAATCCGTTTGGACCATTCTGCTACCCTAGATTcatttttgaaagttttcatTGAAGGATCTTCTTTTGAAACAGCAGTGGCACTACTATCTTTGTATGCATTATATGGTGGTGAGCAGAATGTTCCTCTATCACTTCTAAAGTGTCATGCACGACAAGCCTTCGAAgtgattattaataattatttggagatGGAATTAGATTACGATAAGAATCTGTACAAGCATGGGAAGCCATCCTATGATCAGAACATAGTTGGCAAAAGCGCATCTAGCAATTTAAGGTGCAAGTTACGCAACAACTTGAGTATACTCAATAAAGCCGCTACAGTTATGTCGAGGTTTACACTTGATTGTTTGAGTTATCTGCCAATTGAATTTTGCAGTTTCGCTGCAGATGTATTGATTGCTGGGTTGCAATCTCATGTAAATGATGTTCCTTCAGTTATATTGGCCGAATGTACGCAAATAGAACGTGTCATGCTTCATGAAGTGGGGATGTCTCTTGGAATAATGGATTGGGTTCATGATTACTATTCCTTTTGTTCCTCTCCGATGACTGAATTTTCTCCTGGATCTTCATGCTTAGATGTGGTTAATTGTCGGTCCAATAAGGGATCAGTGATTGGGCAAGGTGAACCATACAAGGATCCTTCTTCTTCAGGTGAAATGTTGGTCTCTTGTGGTGTAGATCGTCATGATCTCAAAGTTAAGCTGGTCAGTGGTGGAGCTGATTCAGCTGATGGTCGGGTTGCCAATTCAGAACGATTGTCAGTTGTTGATAATCATATTGATAATGATCCAGCCAAAGTTATTGAATCTATTCGGCAACAAGAATTTGGTCTAGATCAAAGTCTTTCAGCTACTGAAATTAGAATGTTGGAGAAGCAGCATGCTCGATTGGGTAGGGCACTCCATTGTCTTTCACAGGAGTTGTATTCTCAGGATTCACATTTTCTTCTAGAGCTG GTTCAAAATGCTGATGATAATATCTACCCTGGAGATGTGGAACCCACTCTAATATTCATTCTTCATGAGAAAGGCATTATTGTGCTAAACAACGAGCAAGGTTTTTCAGCGAGTAACATCAGAGCACTTTGTGATGTTggaaattcaacaaaaaaggGTCATAAAGCTGGATACATTGGGAAGAAAGGCATTGGCTTCAAATCAGTATTCCGG GTTACTGATGCTCCAGAAATACACTCCAATGgctttcatattaaatttgatataaccGAAGGCCAGATTGGTTTTGTTCTGCCGACAGTGGTtcccccctgtgatattgactTGTATACCAGGTTGGCATCTGCAGATGCTGGAAGCATGGATCAGAACTATTGGAAGACATGTATCATGCTCCCTTTTAGATCGAACTTGTCAGAAGGGCTTGCGATGAACAACATTTTATCCATGTTCATGGATCTTCATCCATCTCTCCTTCTGTTTCTGCATCGTCTTCGTTGTATTGAGTTTAGAAACATACTTGATGATTCACTGATTGTTATGAGGAAAGAAGTTCTAGGTGATGGATTAGTAGAGGTTGCCCTTGGTAATGAGAAAATGACTTGGTTTGTGGTATCCCAGAAATTAAAGGCAGACATAATTCGTTCTGATGTGCAAACAACAGAAATTTCTATAGCATTTACGTTACAGGAGACAAGTGAAGGAGGATATGTCCCAATACTGGACCAACAGCCTGTTTTTGCATTTCTTCCTCTGCGGAAGTATGGCCTTAAATTTATTCTCCAAGGTGATTTTGTTTTGCCTTCATCAAGGGAAGAAGTTGATGGCAATAGTCCATGGAACCAGTGGTTACTGTCAGAATATCCTAATTTGTTCGTTAGTGCTGAGAGGTCGTTTTGTGATCTTCCTTGTTATAGGGGAAGTCAGGGAAAAGCTATTACAGCATTTATGAGTTTTGTTCCTCTTGTTGGTGAAGTGCATGGATTTTTCTCTAGCCTACCACGAATGGTAATTTCTAAATTACGCATGTCAAACTGTTTAATTCTTGAAGGTGATGAAAAAGAATGGGTTCCTCCTTGCAGAGTACTGAGAAATTGGACTGAGCAAACTCGTTCCCTATTACCTGATAGTTTGCTTCACGAGCATCTTGGCCTTGGGTTCCTGAATAAAGACATACTTCTCTCAGATTCATTAGCAAAGTCTCTGGGTGTGGAGGATTATGgaccaaaaattttacttagGGTTATGTCTTCACTGTGCCGTACAGATAATGGTTTAAAGTCAATGGGCTTGAGTTGGTTATCTTCTTGGCTTAGCACTTTTTATGTTATGTCATCCCAATCTTTTATTCAAATGTCCCTAAGTTTCGGGACTGAATCTGATTTGATATTTGACCTTCAGAAAACTCCATTTATCCCTCTTTCAGATGGTACATATGGCTCACTGGATCAGGGCACAGTTTGGTTGCATACTGAGGTGGTAGGCCAGGGTATCAATGAGGAATATCTTCTCAAAGCTTTCCCAAAGTTGTATAGTAAACTGCGAATTGTGAGTCCCAACCTTTTGGCTGCAGCTGCCTCCATCGAGAGCTCATGCTCTGACACAACTATTGTAGAGAATGTTATAAAGATGCTTTATAAAGTTGGTGTCCAGCGCTTAGCAGTTCACGACATTGTAAAGGTGCACATCTTACCAGCCATATCTGATGATAAAAATACAGTGGGGAAGGAAGAACTAATGACAGAGTACCTTGCCTTTGCAATGTTCCACTTACAATCAAGTTGTGCTACCTGTAGCATAGAAAGGGGTGGTCTTATTGTAGAGTTGCATGAGAAGGCTCTAATTCTAACAAATTATGGCTACAAACGATCTAATGAGGTGCCTATCCATTTTAGCCGGGAGTATGGAAATCCTGTTGATGTAAATAAGCTAATCAGTGGCCTTGATATGAAATGGCATGAAATAGACAGTGCCTATGTGAAGCATCCAATCACCAAATCTGTGTCTGGTGGAGTGTTGAAGTGGAGGAATTTTTTCCAGGAAATAGGAGTAACTGACTTTGTTCAAGTAGTTCAAGTTGACATAAGTGTTCCTGATATTCCACTTGTTAATTCCAAGGATATAGTGTGTAACAAAGACATCATGTCCAGTGATTCAGTTGTTAAAAATTGGAAATCTGAAGAGCTGTTTCACTTCTTGTCTTGGATATCTTCAAGAGGTGATGTTGAAAAGTCCAAAATCCTCTGTGACATTCTTGATAGATTGTGGGATGACCATTTCAGCGATAAGGTTACTGGTGATTGCGTTGATTCCTCTGGGGAATCCAAACCATTCAAATCATCATTTATAAGCAACCTTCAAGATTTCCCATGGATGGTTTCAAATATCAACAACAAACTTCATTATCCTAAAGATTTGTTCCATGATTGTGTGACAGTAAACTCAGTTCTCGGCGTTAGTGCCCCTTATACTGTTCCGAAG gtgaaaagtgaaaagttGCTAGCCAATCTTAGTTTAAAAACTCAAGTTACACTTGACGATGCTCTATCCGTTCTTAGACTTTGGAGAAGATGTGAAGCTCCTCTCAGGGCTAG TGTATCACAAATGTCCAACTTCTACGCATTCCTGTGGAAGGGAATGACTCTTTCAAAGAAGACAATCATAGAGGAATTACGTGCAGGACCTTTCATATTTGTTCCAAATACATCTGGCTATTCAGATGGTGATATTGTACCTGGTGCACTTTTATCGCCTCAGGAAGTTTATTGGCATGACAATATTGGATCAGTTGATCGGGTAAAGCCAATTAATCCTGCAAGCATGGCAAGTAGTCGCaacagaaaaataatgttGTATAACTTGTACCCAAACCttcatgaattttttgtgGACGAGTGTGGAGTCAACAAAGGTCCTCCTTTATGCAGCTACCTGGAGATTTTGCTGCAGTTATCCACTATCACATTACCTCATCAGGCAGCAAAGAGG GTGTTTGATGTGTTCTTGATGTGGGATGACGCACTGAAATCTGGGTTAATGAGTTGTGAAGATGTTGCGTACCTGAAAGAAAGTCTCCTGAAAAAGGACTACACTGTGCTTCCTACTAGACAAGATAAATGGGTTTCTTTACACGCATCATTTGGTCTAATCTGTTGGTGTGATGATGATAATTTAGGAAGGGAATTCAGACACCTTGATGGTGTTGACTTCCTGTGTTTTGGGGAATCCGCTGATGCAGAAAATCAGATGCTCCCGGCAAAGGTCTCGATGATAATGCAAAGACTAGGAATTCCTGCCCTCTCTGAG ATTGTAACTCGTGAGGCAATTTATTATGGACCAGCAGACTGTAGCTTCATATTTTCCCTAGTGAGTTGGGTTCTTCCTTATGCTCAGCGCTACATCCATAATGCATGTCCCGATAAATATTTTCAGCTCAAGCAGTCTGGTTTTGAGAATCTTACACGTCTGAAGATTGTTGTTGTTGAAAAGTTGTTCTATCGGAATGTTATAAAGAAATGTGAGATTACATCGAAGAAAAGACACGAGTGTAATTGCCTTCTCCAG GACAACATCTTATATTGCAGTCGAGATTCTGATCCACACTCAATATTCTTAGAGTTCTCCAGTTTACTATATAATGGGACTCCTGAATTGCACTTCGCGAATTTTCTTCACATGATTACAACCATGGCCGAGTCAGGTGCAACTGAGGAGCAAATagagtttttcattttgaacagcCAGAAGGTGCCACAACTGCCTGCTGAGGAATCTAACTGGTCTCTTCAATCTTTCTCTTCATCAATGGAGAACGATGGTACACAGCTAGAAAATGGTCTTGCTGTAAAAGTTGAGGAACAGAACTCTGCCATGTTCAAGAAGCGATCTGGCATTAACTCAAACTGGCCACCTGTTGATTGGAAAACTGCACCTGGGTTCAACTCTGTTGGTGCCTTTGGTTCAAGAAAACCTGGAGTCAGCAATATTGCAGAACAAAATCTTGGGCAAACTGATATATCTACAATTGAAATCAACAGTGAATTTAATATTGAGGTTGATCCTTCAGCAATCACTCATGGAGTAGTTTCAGTTGAGGAGGAGATTCCACAATCCCAGTCTATTCTAAGAAACTTGGTTGCTTCTAGCACGAATGTAGTGCTTGATTCTGTTCATTTTGTCGCACCAGATAGCAAGAATGTTGTTCCATCAAATTGTAGTGACAGAGATGAGGATTTCGCACAACAGGCATTGCTTACAGGGAGACTGGGGGAACTTGTAGCCTTCAAATATTTCCAGGGTAAAGTAGGTGAGGTGTTTGTTAAATGGGTCAATGAAATTAATGAGACTGGGTTGCCTTATGATATTACCTTAGGAGGTGATGATGATAGTAGGGAATATATTGAAGTTAAAGCAACCAAATCTACAAGAAAGAATTGGTTTCTTATATCAATGAGAGAGTGGCAATTTGCAGTTGAAAAAGGTGAATCTTTCAGCATTGCTCATGTAGTTTTAGCAGATAACAATATGGCAAGGATCACAATATACAAAAATCCGGCAAGATTGTGTCAGCTTGGTAATCTGAAGTTAGCAGTTGTGGTGCCAAAACAATAG